A genomic window from Caballeronia sp. SBC1 includes:
- the gltK gene encoding glutamate/aspartate ABC transporter permease GltK produces MHHFNWSSVLSSLPTLWTGAIITFKITVLALVFGILWGTVLALFRLSGIKPLEWFAKGYVTLFRSIPLVMVLLWFFLIVPQFLQNVLGLSPEIDIRLASAMVAFSLFEAAYYSEIIRAGIQAVSRGQVNAAFALGMTYTQSMRLIVLPQAFRAMVPLLLTQAIVLFQDTSLVYVISLADFFRTATNVGDRDGTTVEMVLFAGACYFVVCLAASGLVKSLQKKVAR; encoded by the coding sequence ATGCATCATTTCAATTGGAGCAGTGTGCTGAGTTCGCTGCCCACGCTGTGGACCGGCGCCATTATCACCTTCAAGATCACGGTGCTTGCGCTTGTGTTCGGGATTCTCTGGGGCACCGTGCTCGCGTTGTTTCGCTTGTCGGGCATCAAGCCGCTTGAATGGTTCGCGAAGGGGTATGTGACGCTGTTCCGTTCCATCCCGCTCGTGATGGTGTTGCTGTGGTTCTTTTTGATCGTGCCGCAATTCCTGCAAAATGTGCTGGGGTTATCGCCGGAAATCGATATCCGGCTTGCTTCCGCCATGGTCGCGTTCTCGCTGTTCGAGGCCGCGTATTATTCGGAAATCATCCGTGCCGGCATTCAGGCGGTGTCGCGCGGGCAGGTGAACGCGGCGTTCGCGCTCGGCATGACGTACACGCAGTCCATGAGGCTGATTGTGCTGCCGCAGGCGTTTCGCGCGATGGTGCCGCTGCTGCTCACGCAGGCTATCGTATTGTTCCAGGATACGTCGCTGGTGTATGTGATCAGCCTCGCGGACTTTTTCCGCACGGCAACGAATGTGGGTGATCGCGACGGTACGACCGTCGAAATGGTGTTGTTCGCCGGCGCCTGTTATTTCGTGGTGTGCCTGGCCGCATCCGGTCTCGTCAAAAGTCTTCAGAAAAAGGTCGCTCGATGA
- a CDS encoding amino acid ABC transporter ATP-binding protein has product MISLKNVSKWYGPFQVLTDCTTEVKKGEVVVVCGPSGSGKSTLIKTVNGLEPFQKGEITINGQSIGDKKTNLSKLRSKVGMVFQHFELFPHLTIVQNLTLAQIKVLGRSKDEATVKGLKLLERVGLSTHADKFPGQLSGGQQQRVAIARALSMDPIAMLFDEPTSALDPEMINEVLDVMVELAQEGMTMMCVTHEMGFAKKVAHRVIFMDKGFIVEDDKKEAFFENPRSDRAKDFLAKILH; this is encoded by the coding sequence ATGATCTCACTCAAGAATGTTTCGAAATGGTATGGCCCGTTTCAAGTGCTCACCGATTGCACGACGGAAGTCAAAAAAGGCGAAGTAGTGGTGGTGTGCGGTCCTTCGGGCTCGGGCAAGTCGACGCTGATTAAAACCGTGAACGGACTCGAGCCGTTCCAGAAGGGCGAGATCACGATCAACGGGCAGTCGATTGGCGACAAGAAAACCAACCTGTCGAAGCTGCGCTCGAAGGTCGGCATGGTGTTTCAGCACTTCGAACTGTTCCCGCATCTGACGATCGTGCAGAACCTGACGCTGGCTCAGATCAAGGTGCTGGGACGCTCGAAGGACGAAGCAACGGTCAAGGGATTGAAGCTGCTGGAGCGCGTGGGCTTAAGCACGCACGCTGACAAGTTCCCCGGCCAGCTTTCCGGCGGGCAGCAGCAGCGGGTGGCGATTGCACGGGCGTTATCGATGGATCCGATCGCCATGCTCTTCGATGAACCCACGTCCGCGCTGGACCCGGAAATGATCAACGAAGTGCTCGACGTCATGGTCGAACTCGCGCAGGAAGGCATGACCATGATGTGCGTGACGCACGAAATGGGCTTTGCGAAGAAGGTCGCGCATCGCGTGATCTTCATGGACAAGGGCTTCATTGTGGAAGACGACAAGAAGGAAGCGTTCTTCGAGAATCCGAGGTCCGATCGGGCCAAGGATTTCCTGGCGAAGATTCTGCATTGA
- a CDS encoding anhydro-N-acetylmuramic acid kinase, giving the protein METGDMADGVYFGLMSGTSMDGVDGIAVQFTAGKPPVVLGEAHVGFSQGLRDALFALQAPGDNELEREALAANALATRYAVCCHELASMSGYTSSKVRAIGVHGQTVRHRPEKGYTRQINNPALLAEMTNIDIVADFRSRDVAAGGQGAPLVPAFHATIFGSKDETRVVCNLGGISNITILSANGSVHGFDCGPANALLDEWAHRHLKRPFDEGGHFAAQGQVHRPLLNTLLNEPFFEEQPPKSTGRDLFNPAWLDAKLIGFEKVSPEDVQATLVALTAITVAREIERHASDCRAVYVCGGGARNPVLMQAIQQALGESGVAGVPVMTTEALGVPPHQVEALAFAWLAMRCVARKPGNVSAVTGAAGERVLGAIYPR; this is encoded by the coding sequence ATGGAAACAGGCGACATGGCGGACGGCGTGTACTTTGGGTTGATGTCGGGTACGAGCATGGATGGCGTGGACGGCATTGCCGTCCAGTTCACCGCCGGCAAGCCGCCCGTTGTGCTCGGCGAGGCTCACGTCGGGTTCTCGCAAGGCCTGCGCGACGCGCTTTTTGCCCTTCAGGCCCCAGGCGACAACGAACTGGAACGCGAAGCCCTTGCAGCGAACGCGCTAGCCACGCGCTACGCCGTGTGTTGTCACGAACTGGCAAGCATGAGCGGCTACACGTCCTCGAAAGTCCGCGCGATCGGCGTACACGGGCAGACGGTGCGACATAGGCCGGAAAAGGGCTACACACGGCAAATCAACAATCCCGCGTTGCTCGCAGAAATGACCAACATCGACATCGTTGCCGACTTCCGTAGCCGCGACGTCGCCGCCGGCGGTCAAGGCGCGCCGCTCGTCCCGGCATTTCACGCGACCATTTTCGGCAGTAAGGACGAGACGCGCGTGGTCTGCAATCTGGGCGGCATCAGCAACATCACCATTCTCTCGGCAAATGGCAGCGTCCACGGCTTCGATTGCGGACCCGCGAACGCATTGCTGGACGAATGGGCGCATCGGCATCTGAAACGCCCCTTCGACGAAGGCGGTCATTTCGCGGCACAGGGCCAAGTGCACCGCCCGTTGCTCAACACGTTACTCAACGAACCGTTCTTCGAAGAGCAGCCGCCTAAAAGCACCGGGCGAGATCTGTTCAATCCCGCGTGGCTCGACGCCAAGCTCATCGGTTTTGAAAAAGTATCGCCCGAAGACGTGCAGGCCACGCTTGTCGCACTGACCGCCATCACCGTTGCAAGAGAAATCGAGCGGCATGCTTCCGACTGCCGCGCGGTCTATGTGTGCGGTGGGGGCGCCCGTAATCCGGTACTGATGCAGGCTATCCAGCAGGCGCTTGGGGAGAGTGGCGTGGCGGGTGTCCCCGTAATGACCACGGAAGCGCTCGGCGTACCGCCACATCAGGTGGAAGCATTGGCATTCGCATGGCTTGCGATGCGCTGCGTGGCCCGTAAGCCGGGCAATGTATCGGCGGTAACAGGCGCTGCGGGGGAACGGGTTTTAGGGGCGATTTATCCGCGATGA
- a CDS encoding amino acid ABC transporter permease: protein MSYHWNWGVFLSPVSTGEPTTYLGWLISGFWVTVTVSLASWVVALVVGSLFGILRTVPNRKLAAIGTGYVAIFRNIPLLVQFFIWYLVIPELLPVSIGNWFKQLPPNVQFYSSSIICLGLFTGARVCEQVRSGINALPRGQRAAGLAMGFTEWQTYRYILMPVAYRIIVPPLTSEFLNVFKNSAVASTIGLLELSAQARQLVDYTAQSYESFIAVTLAYMLINLVVMQLMRWVEAKTRLPGYIGGK, encoded by the coding sequence ATGTCCTACCACTGGAATTGGGGCGTTTTCCTAAGCCCCGTATCAACCGGCGAGCCGACAACCTATCTCGGCTGGCTCATTTCCGGTTTCTGGGTGACCGTTACCGTGTCGCTCGCGTCATGGGTCGTAGCGCTCGTGGTCGGCTCGTTGTTCGGCATTCTGCGCACCGTGCCGAACCGCAAGCTGGCCGCTATTGGCACCGGTTATGTCGCCATCTTTCGTAATATCCCGCTGCTCGTGCAGTTTTTCATCTGGTATCTCGTGATACCGGAATTGCTGCCCGTTTCCATCGGCAACTGGTTCAAGCAGTTGCCCCCGAACGTGCAGTTCTATTCGTCTTCCATCATCTGCCTCGGGTTGTTCACCGGAGCACGCGTGTGCGAGCAAGTGCGCTCGGGCATCAACGCCTTGCCGCGCGGACAGCGCGCCGCCGGTCTCGCGATGGGCTTCACCGAATGGCAGACGTATCGATACATCCTGATGCCCGTCGCCTACCGGATCATCGTGCCGCCGCTGACGTCGGAGTTTTTGAACGTGTTCAAGAACTCCGCGGTGGCATCGACTATCGGCTTGCTTGAATTGTCGGCACAGGCGCGACAGCTTGTGGATTACACCGCGCAGTCGTATGAGTCGTTCATCGCCGTGACGCTTGCCTACATGCTGATCAATCTGGTCGTCATGCAACTGATGCGCTGGGTCGAAGCCAAAACCCGGTTGCCCGGCTACATTGGAGGCAAGTGA
- a CDS encoding IS256 family transposase: MSKFKEKEVVGLSGVGLGLDELVRHGARQVIQQAIEAELSSLLERFENVKTLHGQRAVVRNGYLPEREVLTAAGPVVVKVPKVRDRSGSGVKFNSSIVPPYVRKSPRVSAALPWLYLKGISTGDMSEALSVLLGEDAKGLSANVVSRLKAQWAEEHANWSRRELSKSRYVYWWVDGIHTGLRSENSDGQCLLVIIGVTPEGKKERVAIGDGYRESKASWQELLLDLKARGLQAGPLLAVGDGAMGFWAALEEVFPTTRAQRCWFHKMGNVLNALPKAQQGRAKADLQSIWMAATRADAYVAFDRFVTIHAAKYPKATDTLKKDRESLLAFYDFPAEHWQHLRTTNAIESTFATVRHRTSRTRNCVSRPTFLGLAFKLIEEAEKTWRRINGPEQIKLLLEGFAFKDGEPVQDDRPDQQKLAA; encoded by the coding sequence ATGAGCAAGTTTAAAGAAAAAGAAGTCGTTGGACTATCGGGAGTCGGTTTGGGGCTGGACGAATTGGTTCGGCACGGAGCTCGGCAGGTGATTCAGCAGGCAATCGAAGCGGAGTTGTCGTCGCTGCTGGAGCGGTTCGAGAACGTCAAGACACTGCACGGGCAGCGCGCCGTGGTGCGCAACGGTTATTTGCCGGAGCGCGAAGTGTTGACAGCCGCCGGACCGGTCGTGGTTAAGGTCCCCAAGGTTCGAGATCGTTCAGGATCAGGCGTGAAGTTCAATTCATCGATTGTGCCGCCCTATGTGAGGAAGTCCCCGCGCGTGAGTGCAGCGCTGCCCTGGCTGTATTTGAAGGGCATCTCGACGGGCGACATGAGCGAGGCGCTGAGCGTGCTGCTGGGTGAGGACGCCAAAGGCTTGTCGGCGAACGTGGTGAGCCGCCTGAAGGCGCAATGGGCCGAAGAGCATGCCAACTGGAGCCGGCGCGAGCTATCGAAGTCACGATATGTCTATTGGTGGGTCGACGGCATTCATACCGGTCTGCGCAGCGAGAATTCAGACGGCCAGTGCCTCTTGGTAATCATTGGCGTGACGCCTGAGGGCAAGAAGGAACGTGTGGCGATCGGCGACGGGTATCGGGAGTCGAAAGCCTCATGGCAAGAGCTCCTGCTGGATCTGAAGGCGCGTGGCTTGCAGGCGGGGCCATTACTAGCAGTCGGCGACGGCGCGATGGGCTTCTGGGCCGCGTTGGAGGAAGTGTTTCCAACGACGCGCGCTCAGCGCTGCTGGTTTCACAAGATGGGCAACGTGCTCAATGCACTTCCGAAGGCTCAACAGGGCCGCGCCAAGGCGGATCTGCAGTCAATCTGGATGGCAGCAACACGGGCCGACGCGTACGTCGCGTTCGACCGGTTCGTGACGATCCACGCGGCCAAGTATCCGAAGGCGACGGACACGCTGAAGAAGGATCGCGAAAGCTTGCTCGCGTTCTACGACTTTCCGGCTGAGCACTGGCAGCATTTGCGAACGACCAATGCGATTGAGTCGACGTTTGCCACGGTACGTCACCGTACTTCGCGTACGCGCAATTGCGTATCGCGACCCACCTTCCTCGGTCTTGCATTCAAGCTGATCGAGGAAGCCGAGAAAACCTGGCGCCGCATCAACGGCCCCGAACAGATCAAGCTGTTGTTGGAGGGCTTTGCCTTCAAAGACGGTGAACCGGTGCAAGACGATCGACCGGATCAGCAGAAACTCGCCGCTTGA
- a CDS encoding YegP family protein, with the protein MSEAYSSATARDAGIESLKKNAPDAVTQDNTKAASTSL; encoded by the coding sequence GTGAGCGAGGCTTATAGCAGCGCGACGGCCAGGGATGCCGGGATTGAATCGCTGAAGAAAAATGCGCCCGATGCAGTGACACAAGACAACACCAAAGCAGCTTCGACCAGCCTGTAG
- a CDS encoding DUF1508 domain-containing protein produces MSGKFVIDRARNGQFYFNLRAANGEPILKSETYVTRASAEHGIASVKARDMVKSGVRAV; encoded by the coding sequence ATGTCAGGAAAATTCGTCATCGACCGTGCCCGTAACGGCCAGTTCTATTTCAACCTGCGGGCAGCCAACGGCGAACCAATCCTCAAGAGCGAGACGTATGTGACGCGAGCGTCGGCTGAACATGGCATTGCGTCCGTCAAGGCGAGAGATATGGTCAAGAGTGGTGTACGGGCAGTTTGA
- a CDS encoding class II glutamine amidotransferase: MCQLLGMNCAEPTDVTFSFTGFAARGGVTDHHADGWGIAFFEDKACRLFIDHQSSASSPLAEMVKRYPIKSKNTIAHIRKATQGHILLENCHPFMRELWGRHWIFAHNGDLKDFKPCLNGQYQPVGTTDSELAFCALLQGLRREFPGCQPPLDELFAALEKLTREITQFGVFNFLMSNGQALFTHCSTHLYYLVRSWPFSTAHLIDADMSIDFAKYTTPEDRVAVIATSPLTDDEIWTRFEPGDLALFQHGALLRTVNVPVPADVAEKAREPLCKVCVESVLRVETIKTTADVETELGIE; encoded by the coding sequence ATGTGCCAACTTCTCGGAATGAACTGCGCGGAACCAACGGACGTGACTTTCTCGTTCACCGGTTTCGCGGCGCGTGGCGGCGTTACCGACCATCACGCGGACGGCTGGGGCATTGCGTTCTTTGAAGACAAGGCCTGCCGTCTTTTCATCGATCACCAGTCGTCGGCCAGTTCACCGCTCGCCGAAATGGTAAAGCGTTATCCGATCAAGTCGAAAAACACGATCGCGCATATTCGCAAGGCCACGCAAGGTCATATCCTGCTTGAGAATTGCCATCCGTTCATGCGCGAGTTATGGGGACGGCATTGGATCTTCGCGCACAACGGCGACCTCAAAGATTTCAAACCCTGTCTGAACGGGCAATATCAGCCGGTCGGTACGACCGACAGCGAGCTGGCGTTCTGCGCTTTACTTCAAGGTCTGCGACGCGAATTCCCGGGCTGCCAGCCGCCGCTGGACGAACTGTTCGCGGCGCTGGAAAAGCTGACGCGTGAGATCACGCAATTTGGCGTATTCAATTTCCTGATGTCGAACGGCCAGGCGCTGTTCACGCATTGCTCCACGCATCTGTATTACCTCGTGCGCAGTTGGCCGTTCTCCACGGCGCATTTGATCGACGCCGACATGTCGATCGATTTCGCGAAGTACACCACGCCGGAAGATCGCGTTGCGGTGATCGCCACCTCGCCGCTCACTGACGACGAAATCTGGACGCGTTTCGAACCGGGCGACCTGGCGTTATTCCAGCACGGCGCATTGCTTAGGACGGTCAACGTTCCGGTGCCGGCAGACGTCGCGGAAAAAGCGCGCGAACCGTTGTGCAAGGTTTGCGTTGAATCGGTGCTGCGCGTCGAGACTATCAAAACGACCGCGGATGTGGAGACGGAACTCGGTATAGAGTAA
- the pyrC gene encoding dihydroorotase has protein sequence MSASTPASASSASSIDSVTLARPDDWHLHVRDGAVLAAVLPHTARQFGRAIIMPNLRPPVTTTEMAAAYRERILAALPKDGPGARFEPLMTLYLTDNTPPDEIRRARESGFVHGVKLYPAGATTNSDAGVTSIAKCAKTLEAMQKHDLPLLVHGEVTDPAIDMFDREKVFIDRVMTPLRRDFPALKVVFEHITTKDAADYVRDADGPTGATLTAHHLLYNRNALFVGGIRPHYYCLPVLKRETHRVALLAAATSGNPRFFLGTDSAPHAKGLKEHACGCAGCYTALHALELYTQAFDQAGALDRLEGFASFYGADFYGLPRSTESVTLRREPWTLPAEFMAGDDEIVPLGGGESIGWRME, from the coding sequence ATGTCCGCTTCCACGCCTGCCTCCGCCTCGTCCGCCTCTTCCATTGACTCCGTTACGCTTGCGCGTCCCGACGATTGGCATTTGCACGTGCGCGACGGCGCCGTGCTTGCCGCTGTCCTGCCGCATACGGCACGGCAGTTCGGCCGCGCGATCATCATGCCGAACTTGCGGCCGCCCGTGACGACGACCGAGATGGCGGCGGCGTACCGCGAGCGGATTCTGGCCGCGTTACCCAAGGACGGCCCGGGCGCGCGTTTTGAGCCGCTGATGACGCTTTATCTCACCGACAACACCCCGCCCGACGAAATTCGTCGTGCCCGCGAAAGCGGTTTTGTCCACGGAGTAAAGCTTTATCCGGCAGGGGCGACGACCAATTCGGACGCCGGTGTCACGAGCATCGCGAAGTGCGCGAAGACGCTGGAGGCGATGCAAAAGCACGACCTGCCGCTGCTCGTGCATGGCGAAGTAACGGACCCGGCCATCGATATGTTCGACCGCGAGAAGGTGTTTATAGATCGTGTGATGACGCCGTTGCGCCGCGATTTTCCCGCGTTGAAGGTCGTGTTCGAGCACATCACGACGAAGGACGCCGCCGATTACGTCCGCGATGCCGACGGCCCGACCGGCGCCACACTGACCGCGCATCATTTGCTGTACAACCGCAATGCGCTGTTTGTCGGCGGAATCCGGCCGCATTACTACTGCTTGCCGGTGCTCAAGCGCGAGACGCATCGCGTGGCGCTGCTCGCGGCGGCTACGTCGGGCAATCCGCGCTTTTTCCTCGGTACGGACAGCGCGCCGCACGCGAAAGGGCTGAAGGAGCACGCATGCGGTTGCGCGGGGTGTTACACGGCGCTGCACGCGCTGGAGCTCTACACGCAAGCCTTCGATCAGGCTGGCGCGCTCGACCGGCTCGAGGGTTTCGCGAGTTTTTACGGCGCGGACTTTTACGGTTTGCCGCGCTCGACAGAGAGCGTGACGCTGCGTCGGGAACCCTGGACGCTGCCAGCGGAATTCATGGCTGGCGATGATGAAATCGTGCCGCTGGGCGGCGGTGAATCGATTGGCTGGCGGATGGAGTGA
- the rplM gene encoding 50S ribosomal protein L13 encodes MKTFSAKAHEVTREWYVIDATDKVLGRVASEVAARLRGKHKPEFTPHVDTGDFIVIINASKLRVTGNKGTDKKYYRHSGYPGGIYETTFNKMQERFPGRAFEKAVKGMLPKGPLGYAMIKKLKVYAGATHPHTAQQPKALEI; translated from the coding sequence ATGAAGACGTTTTCCGCAAAAGCCCATGAGGTGACGCGTGAATGGTACGTGATTGACGCGACGGATAAGGTTCTCGGACGTGTCGCCAGTGAAGTGGCCGCCCGACTTCGCGGCAAGCACAAACCCGAGTTCACCCCGCACGTCGACACTGGCGATTTCATCGTCATCATCAACGCCAGCAAGTTGCGCGTCACGGGCAACAAGGGTACTGACAAGAAGTACTACCGTCACTCGGGCTATCCGGGCGGCATCTACGAAACGACGTTCAACAAGATGCAAGAACGCTTCCCGGGCCGTGCGTTCGAGAAAGCCGTTAAGGGCATGTTGCCGAAAGGTCCGCTCGGCTACGCGATGATCAAGAAGCTCAAGGTCTACGCTGGCGCAACGCATCCGCATACGGCTCAACAGCCTAAAGCGCTCGAGATCTAA
- a CDS encoding DUF3025 domain-containing protein: MSDRENASKPENAETAPLLPADTRAARCFMDIDWSRPWLAPLAERGERWRQAALNSYSAYLSTLNADAHTDAHTDAHTDAHTDAHTDAHTDPRVTGRGKPLSFIAQDELPAGASYEGHIAETGCVPTRHNLHDFFNGSMWFQYPRIKATLNARQAAEIDALGIGPTRGAARDALTLFDENAILFACADASLAAALRAFDWRKLFVEQRAAWGLRCEARIFGHALLEKLVAPYKACTGHVWIAEVEPAYFSATDAGRRAILDHAVSEQLKNEAISSRYFTPLPVLGVPGWWPENEVPSFYDDPQVFRSGRRSRTWPVQSA, translated from the coding sequence ATGTCCGACCGGGAAAATGCATCGAAGCCTGAAAACGCGGAAACGGCGCCGCTTTTGCCAGCGGATACCCGCGCGGCGCGGTGCTTTATGGATATCGACTGGTCTCGTCCGTGGCTGGCGCCACTTGCCGAGCGCGGCGAGCGCTGGCGCCAGGCCGCGCTCAATAGCTACTCCGCCTATCTTTCCACGCTTAACGCCGACGCACACACCGACGCACACACCGACGCACACACCGACGCACACACCGACGCACACACCGACGCACACACCGACCCGCGCGTAACCGGACGAGGCAAGCCGCTGTCGTTCATCGCGCAGGACGAGTTGCCGGCGGGGGCGTCGTATGAAGGGCATATCGCCGAAACCGGATGCGTGCCTACGCGTCACAACTTGCATGATTTCTTCAACGGCTCGATGTGGTTCCAGTACCCGCGCATCAAGGCAACGCTGAATGCGCGGCAGGCTGCGGAAATCGATGCGCTCGGCATCGGTCCCACACGTGGCGCGGCGCGCGACGCCCTGACGCTCTTCGATGAAAACGCGATCCTCTTTGCCTGTGCAGACGCGTCGCTCGCCGCTGCACTTCGAGCCTTCGACTGGCGCAAGTTGTTCGTCGAACAACGCGCAGCCTGGGGCCTTCGATGCGAAGCGCGCATCTTCGGCCACGCGCTGCTGGAAAAACTCGTCGCCCCGTACAAGGCGTGTACGGGGCACGTTTGGATAGCGGAAGTCGAGCCTGCCTACTTCTCCGCCACCGATGCCGGGCGCCGGGCGATCCTGGACCACGCGGTGTCTGAACAACTAAAAAACGAAGCCATTTCCAGCCGATATTTCACGCCACTGCCGGTGCTGGGCGTACCGGGCTGGTGGCCTGAAAACGAAGTCCCTTCTTTCTACGATGACCCTCAGGTCTTTCGATCCGGCCGCCGGTCGCGGACCTGGCCGGTGCAATCAGCCTGA
- the erpA gene encoding iron-sulfur cluster insertion protein ErpA — protein sequence MNAVTDTPTTEMPLPFVFTDAAADKVKQLIDEEGNPELKLRVFVQGGGCSGFQYGFTFDEAINEDDTVMDKAGVQLLIDSMSYQYLVGAEIDYKDDLNGAQFVIKNPNATSTCGCGSSFSA from the coding sequence ATGAACGCTGTCACCGACACCCCCACGACCGAAATGCCGTTGCCGTTTGTTTTCACCGACGCAGCAGCCGACAAGGTCAAGCAACTGATCGACGAAGAAGGCAATCCGGAACTGAAGCTGCGCGTGTTCGTGCAGGGCGGCGGCTGTTCGGGTTTCCAGTACGGCTTCACGTTTGACGAAGCCATCAACGAAGACGACACCGTGATGGACAAGGCTGGCGTCCAGCTCCTGATCGATTCGATGAGCTATCAGTACCTCGTCGGCGCTGAGATCGACTACAAAGACGATTTGAACGGCGCGCAGTTCGTGATCAAGAATCCGAACGCGACCAGCACCTGCGGTTGCGGATCGTCGTTCTCGGCGTGA
- a CDS encoding OsmC family protein translates to MECKVSWMGQDGMAFAAETGSGHLVTMDGAPEGGGRNLSPRPMEMVLLGTGGCTAYDVVMILKKSRQEVAGCSVTLKAERASEEPKVFTKIHFHFTVTGKNLNPATVERAITLSHDKYCSASIMLAKTAELTHSFDIVAS, encoded by the coding sequence ATGGAATGCAAAGTTAGCTGGATGGGACAGGACGGAATGGCGTTTGCCGCGGAAACGGGCAGCGGTCATCTGGTCACAATGGACGGCGCACCGGAAGGCGGCGGCCGCAATCTCTCGCCGCGACCAATGGAAATGGTCTTGCTCGGCACGGGCGGCTGCACCGCGTACGACGTCGTGATGATCCTGAAGAAAAGTCGTCAGGAAGTGGCGGGTTGCTCGGTCACGCTCAAGGCCGAGCGCGCGAGTGAAGAGCCGAAGGTGTTTACGAAGATCCACTTCCATTTCACGGTGACAGGCAAGAACCTGAATCCCGCGACGGTTGAACGCGCAATCACCCTCTCACACGACAAATACTGCTCGGCGTCGATCATGCTGGCGAAGACGGCCGAATTGACGCATTCCTTCGATATCGTCGCGAGCTGA
- the rpsI gene encoding 30S ribosomal protein S9, with the protein MIGNWNYGTGRRKSAVARVFIKSGTGEIIVNGKPIADYFSRETSLMIVRQPLELTSHATTFDIKVNVNGGGETGQAGAVRHGITRALMDYDATLKPTLSQAGFVTRDAREVERKKVGFHKARRRKQFSKR; encoded by the coding sequence ATGATCGGTAATTGGAATTACGGTACGGGCCGCCGCAAGAGCGCCGTTGCTCGCGTGTTCATCAAGTCCGGTACGGGCGAGATCATTGTCAATGGCAAGCCCATTGCTGATTATTTCTCGCGCGAAACGTCGCTGATGATCGTGCGCCAGCCGCTCGAACTGACGAGCCACGCCACCACGTTCGACATCAAGGTCAACGTGAACGGCGGCGGTGAAACGGGTCAGGCCGGTGCAGTTCGCCACGGCATCACCCGCGCGCTGATGGACTACGACGCTACGCTTAAGCCCACGCTGTCACAAGCTGGCTTCGTTACCCGCGATGCTCGTGAAGTTGAACGTAAGAAGGTTGGTTTCCACAAGGCACGTCGCCGGAAACAATTCTCGAAGCGTTAA